GCCGAGGACATCGGCGGCGTCTGGCGGGAGAACACCTACCCCGGCGCCGCCTGCGACGTCCCGTCGAACCTGTACTCCTACTCCTACGCCCGCAAGACCGACTGGGGGCGCCGCTACGCCGAGCAGTCCGACATCCTCGGCTATATCCACGACACCGCCGACCGGTTCGGCCTGCGGCAGCTGGTGCGCACCGGGGTGGAGGTCACCTCGGCCTGCTACGACGACGGCACCGCGACCTGGCGGGTACAGACCGCCCGCGGCGAAACCTTCGAGGCCGACGTCCTGGTGCCCGCAGTGGGCCAGCTGTCGCGGCCGGCGCTCCCGAACATCCCCGGACTCGAGAGGTTCGCGGGCCCCTCGTTTCATTCGGCGCAGTGGCGCCACGACGTCGACCTGGCCGGCAAGCGCGTCGCGGTCCTCGGCACCGGCGCGTCGGCGATCCAGTTCGTCCCGCGCATTCGCCGAATCGCTGGGCATGTCACCGTGTTTCAGCGCTCCGCGCCGTACGTGATCCCGAAGCCGGACCGCGCCTACACCGACGCGCATCACGCCGCGTTCGGCAAGGTGCCCGGGTTCGCCGCCGCCATGCGAGGGGTGATCTGGGGGATCTCGGAGTTTTTCGGGCTCGCGCTGACCAAGTTCGCCCCGCTCGCCCGGCTGCTGGGCGTGCTGGCGTCGGCAAACCTCAAGTGGCACATCAAAGATCCGGTGCTGCGGGCGAAGCTGACTCCCGATTACCCGATCGGCTGCAAGCGCGTGCTGTTCAGCAACGACTGGTATCCGGCGCTGGCCAGCGACAACGTCGACGTCGAGACCGAGGCGATCACCGAGGTGACGACGACCGGCGTGCGCACCGCCGACGGCCGGCTGCATGAGGTGGACGTCATCATCTACGGCACCGGGTTCAAGGCCACCGAATTTCTTGCCCCGATGACGATCACCGGCCGCCACGGACAGGACCTGCGCGCCGAGTGGGCCGGCGGGGCCCACGCCCATCTCGGCATGGCCGTGCCCGGTTTCCCGAACATGTTCCTGATCTACGGCCCGAACACCAATCTCGGCAGCAGCTCGATCATCCTGATGATGGAGCAGCAGGCGCGCTACATCCGCCAGATCACCGAGGAGCTCGCGCGCGGGGGCGTGGCCCGCGCGTTCGAGGTCCGGCGCGCCGTGGAGCAGGCCTACGACTCGGAGGTGCAGTCCCGGTTGGACGCCGGGGTGTGGACCGCCTGCGACTCCTGGTATCGCACCGCCTCGGGCCGGGTCACCACCAACTGGCCGGGCCTGGTGCACGAATACCAGCACCGCACAAGGACAGTGGCGCTCGCCGACTACGAGCAAGTCCTGCCCGAGCGCGCGGCGAAGAAGGTCGGCGCCTGACCGGTTCGGCGGCGGGGACTACGCTCAAAAACATGCTCGCAGCGTTTGGATTCGAAACCATGGGGGTGGTCGTTGGGGACATGTTCTTCGTCGACCCGCGCCCGCTCGAAGGTCAGGAAACCCCGGAACGGGGAGTCAGGCTGGAATTGCGCCTCGTCGACCGGGGCGAGCCGCAGGGGTCGATCTACGCCGGCGTCCCGATCGCCTTCAACCGCCCGGTGTGGCGGGTGGATCTCTTCGGCTCCACCGAGAGCCCGCCGGGCACGCTGGACCGGGCCCATCACCACCCGCGTTTCGACGGCTGGGAACCGGGACGCCGGAACTTCGTGCCCGAGCTGTCCGCCGATCCGGTCGCCTGGCTGGCCGATCAGCTGGCCGACCCGGCCACCGTGCTGGCGCGGGCGGGCGTCGACCCCGACGAGGTTCCCGAAGCCGATAAGGCCGGCCTGGCCGCGGCCGCGCCGGAGATCGTCGCCACGGTGAAACGGATGCTCGACGGCGTGCGCGACGGGGAATTGGCCCCGGCGTCCGCCGAGCCGGTGGCGGCCGCCCGCACCGGCTGGCTCTAGCCAGTCACCGCGATCTCGTCGATCGGGACGGGCCGCTCGCCGATGTCGGCGAGCAATGCGGCGAGCAGCTCGTCGTAGCTCTTGGCGCTGTCGTAGCGCACCAGCCCGATCGCTCGAATACGAAAGTCCATGTCTTCTCGTACTTTTCAGGACCGATAGCGCGCGGCCTACAACGCCCCTGTCCTCATATCTTCGCCAATCTTCAGGATCGGCGTCGCGTTGCCCGGTTGAACCCTCTCCCAAAGGCCGCCCTTCCCCAGCGCTTTCCCTAACCGGTCCTCCCTCCGGAACCACTCCTGCGCAGTCCTGATCCGATTCGGGTGAATCTCATCGAGCAGCTCGTAATCGCGTTTGACGACCCCGTACTTCCACAGATTCCAGAATCCCGTGAAGTTGTCGCGGACGTTCATGGTGCTCTTGTCGTTTGGGTCCGCGTTGTACCCGGCCGGCATGTCCGCGATTCGACTGAGGGGACCGTCGCGCCAGTAGATGTCCAGATCGGTGTCGATGTAGCGTGCCGGATGTC
This genomic interval from Mycobacterium sp. SMC-2 contains the following:
- a CDS encoding NAD(P)/FAD-dependent oxidoreductase — protein: MTSTRPRVLVIGAGFGGLAAAYELFRDGLADVTVLEKAEDIGGVWRENTYPGAACDVPSNLYSYSYARKTDWGRRYAEQSDILGYIHDTADRFGLRQLVRTGVEVTSACYDDGTATWRVQTARGETFEADVLVPAVGQLSRPALPNIPGLERFAGPSFHSAQWRHDVDLAGKRVAVLGTGASAIQFVPRIRRIAGHVTVFQRSAPYVIPKPDRAYTDAHHAAFGKVPGFAAAMRGVIWGISEFFGLALTKFAPLARLLGVLASANLKWHIKDPVLRAKLTPDYPIGCKRVLFSNDWYPALASDNVDVETEAITEVTTTGVRTADGRLHEVDVIIYGTGFKATEFLAPMTITGRHGQDLRAEWAGGAHAHLGMAVPGFPNMFLIYGPNTNLGSSSIILMMEQQARYIRQITEELARGGVARAFEVRRAVEQAYDSEVQSRLDAGVWTACDSWYRTASGRVTTNWPGLVHEYQHRTRTVALADYEQVLPERAAKKVGA